A genomic stretch from Aedes albopictus strain Foshan chromosome 2, AalbF5, whole genome shotgun sequence includes:
- the LOC109413834 gene encoding uncharacterized protein LOC109413834 isoform X1, with translation MFVTVFLTVPCLQILLMIFQQVEDKKKFTRTCKRWNELIANFLYLSIDLSSEGCIRKFMNITFTRSYRQLHIYGVMLVRSDFNWTDSSRQLESAHAKRVRYGTDPYVLLRKCLQVVRQYEGMLEYMNLTFGPFMDKSLLAFLPRSDGPSSLETLMIRFTSWHIMKSEDWIVDRMEFISEEGLKEISEMPNLTSLTFSDNRSKGDRTARRKFFDAIARKAKAITEISLSCGYYACFSDYRIIRSFSTQLQVLSCTVWPIFVKDFLQLAFPEVKTLSLNFTPCTTTPDPGRFFENAKSLVRLTVTNIDDDEFFRQGVYRSAATVEWLTITGTQEIPMDGLHGLIGLRELELCAYIESDVQNAVPCSPSLEKLAIDRCTSGFLFYCVLAESVPYITELYITEDEALNDECLRVICTTMPNLRGLKLNVQLFLEYPVTDVGLRYIGNLRQLEYLSLDCFDSAHLLMERSHLIGFDWAPLLWASEIHLNGFLMIDVSNILDFLLNPNLRSLSLERCGRSASMIETVRKIKQLMDVSRPLPRIAAIW, from the exons ATGTTTGTAACCGTGTTTCTGACCGTTCCTTGTCTTCAGATCCTTCTCATGATTTTCCAGCAGGTTGAGGATAAGAAAAAATTCACCCGTACCTGCAAGCGCTGGAATGAGTTGATTGCTAACTTCCTGTATCTGAGTATCGATCTCTCTAGCGAGGGATGCATCCGGAAATTTATGAACATCACTTTCACCCGCAGCTATCGGCAGCTGCACATCTACGGGGTGATGTTGGTGCGGTCGGACTTTAACTGGACGGACAGTTCACGGCAGCTGGAAAGTGCGCATGCTAAGCGAGTTCGCTATGGAACTGATCCGTACGTGTTGTTGCGCAAGTGCCTGCAAGTGGTCCGTCAATATGAAGGGATGTTGGAGTATATGAATTTGACCTTTGGGCCGTTTATGGACAAAAGCTTGCTGGCATTCTTGCCCCGGAGCGATGGGCCCAGTTCGTTGGAGACTTTGATGATCCGTTTTACTAGTTGGCACATAATGAAGTCTGAGGATTGGATCGTTGATCGAATGGAGTTTATTTCCGAAGAGGGATTAAAGGAAATTTCAGAGATGCCAAACCTCACAAGTCTCACGTTTAGCGACAACCGCTCAAAAGGTGATCGAACTGCCCGACGAAAGTTCTTTGACGCAATCGCCCGGAAGGCGAAAGCAATAACAGAGATATCTCTGTCATGTGGCTATTACGCTTGTTTTTCGGATTACCGAATTATTCGTAGTTTTTCAACGCAGTTACAGGTATTGTCCTGTACCGTTTGGCCCATATTTGTGAAAGATTTCTTACAACTTGCGTTTCCGGAAGTAAAAACCCTCTCCCTAAACTTCACACCCTGCACAACAACGCCAGACCCGGGCCGGTTCTTCGAAAACGCTAAATCACTTGTCCGTCTAACCGTTACCAATATCGACGATGATGAGTTCTTCCGGCAAGGTGTCTATCGTAGCGCTGCTACCGTCGAGTGGTTGACCATCACTGGTACCCAAGAAATACCCATGGACGGGCTACATGGCTTGATCGGTTTGAGGGAATTGGAACTGTGTGCGTATATCGAATCCGATGTGCAAAATGCGGTGCCTTGCTCTCCGTCCTTGGAGAAGCTGGCAATTGATCGATGCACCAGCGGTTTTTTGTTCTACTGCGTTTTGGCGGAAAGTGTTCCTTACATTACGGAACTTTACATCACCGAAGATGAGGCGTTGAATGATGAGTGCCTACGG GTAATATGCACCACAATGCCCAACTTACGGGGGTTGAAGCTCAATGTACAGCTATTCTTGGAATATCCGGTTACTGATGTGGGTTTGCGTTACATCGGAAATCTACGCCAACTGGAATACCTCTCATTGGACTGCTTTGATAGTGCGCATTTGCTTATGGAGCGAAGCCATTTGATTGGTTTTGATTGGGCGCCATTGCTTTGGGCATCGGAAATCCACCTAAATGGATTTCTTATG ATTGATGTGTCAAACATATTGGATTTTCTGTTGAATCCCAACTTGCGGAGCTTGAGCTTGGAGCGGTGCGGCAGGAGTGCCAGTATGATAGAAACTGTGAGGAAGATCAAGCAGCTGATGGACGTTTCACGACCACTGCCACGTATTGCGGCGATCTGGTGA
- the LOC109413834 gene encoding uncharacterized protein LOC109413834 isoform X2, with protein MTTINDLPNEILLMIFQQVEDKKKFTRTCKRWNELIANFLYLSIDLSSEGCIRKFMNITFTRSYRQLHIYGVMLVRSDFNWTDSSRQLESAHAKRVRYGTDPYVLLRKCLQVVRQYEGMLEYMNLTFGPFMDKSLLAFLPRSDGPSSLETLMIRFTSWHIMKSEDWIVDRMEFISEEGLKEISEMPNLTSLTFSDNRSKGDRTARRKFFDAIARKAKAITEISLSCGYYACFSDYRIIRSFSTQLQVLSCTVWPIFVKDFLQLAFPEVKTLSLNFTPCTTTPDPGRFFENAKSLVRLTVTNIDDDEFFRQGVYRSAATVEWLTITGTQEIPMDGLHGLIGLRELELCAYIESDVQNAVPCSPSLEKLAIDRCTSGFLFYCVLAESVPYITELYITEDEALNDECLRVICTTMPNLRGLKLNVQLFLEYPVTDVGLRYIGNLRQLEYLSLDCFDSAHLLMERSHLIGFDWAPLLWASEIHLNGFLMIDVSNILDFLLNPNLRSLSLERCGRSASMIETVRKIKQLMDVSRPLPRIAAIW; from the exons ATGACCACAATCAACGATCTTCCGAACGAG ATCCTTCTCATGATTTTCCAGCAGGTTGAGGATAAGAAAAAATTCACCCGTACCTGCAAGCGCTGGAATGAGTTGATTGCTAACTTCCTGTATCTGAGTATCGATCTCTCTAGCGAGGGATGCATCCGGAAATTTATGAACATCACTTTCACCCGCAGCTATCGGCAGCTGCACATCTACGGGGTGATGTTGGTGCGGTCGGACTTTAACTGGACGGACAGTTCACGGCAGCTGGAAAGTGCGCATGCTAAGCGAGTTCGCTATGGAACTGATCCGTACGTGTTGTTGCGCAAGTGCCTGCAAGTGGTCCGTCAATATGAAGGGATGTTGGAGTATATGAATTTGACCTTTGGGCCGTTTATGGACAAAAGCTTGCTGGCATTCTTGCCCCGGAGCGATGGGCCCAGTTCGTTGGAGACTTTGATGATCCGTTTTACTAGTTGGCACATAATGAAGTCTGAGGATTGGATCGTTGATCGAATGGAGTTTATTTCCGAAGAGGGATTAAAGGAAATTTCAGAGATGCCAAACCTCACAAGTCTCACGTTTAGCGACAACCGCTCAAAAGGTGATCGAACTGCCCGACGAAAGTTCTTTGACGCAATCGCCCGGAAGGCGAAAGCAATAACAGAGATATCTCTGTCATGTGGCTATTACGCTTGTTTTTCGGATTACCGAATTATTCGTAGTTTTTCAACGCAGTTACAGGTATTGTCCTGTACCGTTTGGCCCATATTTGTGAAAGATTTCTTACAACTTGCGTTTCCGGAAGTAAAAACCCTCTCCCTAAACTTCACACCCTGCACAACAACGCCAGACCCGGGCCGGTTCTTCGAAAACGCTAAATCACTTGTCCGTCTAACCGTTACCAATATCGACGATGATGAGTTCTTCCGGCAAGGTGTCTATCGTAGCGCTGCTACCGTCGAGTGGTTGACCATCACTGGTACCCAAGAAATACCCATGGACGGGCTACATGGCTTGATCGGTTTGAGGGAATTGGAACTGTGTGCGTATATCGAATCCGATGTGCAAAATGCGGTGCCTTGCTCTCCGTCCTTGGAGAAGCTGGCAATTGATCGATGCACCAGCGGTTTTTTGTTCTACTGCGTTTTGGCGGAAAGTGTTCCTTACATTACGGAACTTTACATCACCGAAGATGAGGCGTTGAATGATGAGTGCCTACGG GTAATATGCACCACAATGCCCAACTTACGGGGGTTGAAGCTCAATGTACAGCTATTCTTGGAATATCCGGTTACTGATGTGGGTTTGCGTTACATCGGAAATCTACGCCAACTGGAATACCTCTCATTGGACTGCTTTGATAGTGCGCATTTGCTTATGGAGCGAAGCCATTTGATTGGTTTTGATTGGGCGCCATTGCTTTGGGCATCGGAAATCCACCTAAATGGATTTCTTATG ATTGATGTGTCAAACATATTGGATTTTCTGTTGAATCCCAACTTGCGGAGCTTGAGCTTGGAGCGGTGCGGCAGGAGTGCCAGTATGATAGAAACTGTGAGGAAGATCAAGCAGCTGATGGACGTTTCACGACCACTGCCACGTATTGCGGCGATCTGGTGA